In Bacteroidota bacterium, the genomic window GCTCTTGTTTATTAATTCCAGTGCCTGATCCAGCAAATGATTCGCTTCTTCATAATTCTCTCTTTCCAGTTCTATTACGGCTATCCGTTGTAAAACCCTCGTCACATATGGTAATTTAGTTTCCCAGTCTATGTGGGTAAGGTACTTTTCATAATACTCCTTTTCCTTATCATAATCCTGCAGCCGTTCATAGACTCGTGCAATATCATAGTAAAAAAGGGTAACCTCATCCTGCATGCCTTCCTTTGCTGCCATCGACTGGGCCTCAGTAAATAACTCCAGCGATTTCGACATCCTGCCCTCCCGGAAATAAAGGTAACCTTCCGATTTCAGTAAGAGAATTTTTTCCAGGATGTTCTTAGGAGGATACAGCAATTTGATCTTTTTCTCCAGGTATTCCAGGGATCTGTCGTAACGACCGGAAAGGTCATTCAGATAAATAACAAAATCCAGATACTTTATATCCGGTTTTAACCCTTTTTCATCCGCAAATCTTAACGCATCATCTGAATAACGTAAACCCGCTTCCCTGTCTTTCTCGAATACTGCCTTGCTCAGTTCCATAAGCGTCCTGAACCTGACGGTATCCTCCATCGGCTGCTCCAGCAACAATTTTAGGCTATCGACACAATTCTGCGACAAAACCGGCAACGCCAGCAAAAGAAAAAAAATCGCAATTATTTTTGCCTTGTCGATAAGCATGATCTGTTAACCGGTTTATTAAAATAAAGTTACAAAATAATCCTCAGCCTGATGCAAAAATAGGATGATTAAGAAGATTAAAAATAATCCATCTTTCAGAAGTGGATTATCATCCTATGCATGGTGACTTTCAGCCAATATCTAATTTTTTTTTGTTTCATTGCTTAATGGTAAAATTATAAATACCTTTACCACAAATAATAAAGCATGTTACCCAGGAATCTGCACCTGAAGATGTACAAGAAATTCGGCAAAGGCCTTTATGAATGCTGGCTGTTTTGAACCCTTTCCCTCTTTTGCAGTTATATAATGATTTCAATTAATTATTTAATCCCCGAATGAAAGGGTTGGTTTTCGATATCAAGCACTTTGCTATACACGATGGTCCGGGATTGCGCACAACGGTTTTCCTGAAAGGATGCCCTATGAAATGCCTTTGGTGCCACAATCCCGAAAGCCAGAAGATGATCCCCGAAGAGCATGAAAAATTATTAACGATAGAAGACCGTGTTTACCGTGAAAAGATAAGCACGGGACAATGGATGACCCCCGATGAAGTCATGCTTGAAATCAGGAAAGATGAGGTCTTTTACAATGAATCCGATGGAGGAGTTACACTATCCGGAGGCGAACCCATGATGCAACCGGATTTTTCTCTTGAGTTGCTGGAAATGGCTCACAGCGAAGGTTTCCACACAGCCGTAGATACTTGTGGCTATGCACACCCTGAAGTTTTTCAACGTTTCCTGGAACATACCGATCTTTTCCTGTTCGACCTGAAAATAATGGATTTTATGACGCATGTCCGCTATACAGGCGTTTCCAACCAAAACATCCTGGATAACCTGAATGCTTTGCGAGATTCAGGTCACCGGGTAATTATCCGTTTCCCGGTTATCCCGGGCATCACCAATACAGAAGATAATATTTTAAAGATCCGTGAATTTCTGGGAAAGGATTTTACAAGGCTTGACATCCTACCTTATCACCACATGGCATCGGCCAAATACAAACGCTTGGGGTTGACCTATGCCTTACCGGACCTTAAAGCTCCGGAAAAAAACGAGATCGAATCGCTGAAAGTTTTCTTTTCAGAAACCGGAATAAATGTGCAAACCGGAGGATAAACAAAATGAACGAAAGAATATCCAGACTCAGAAAATATAGCCTGAACGCAGTGAACAGTCTTTCTTCGGAAAGAGCGGAACTTCTGACCACCTTCATGAAAATGCCGGGAACACAGCAATATTCGATTCCTGTACAACGTGCCATGGCTTTTTCCTATATCCTGGGAAACAAAAAGATCTATATTCACGAAGGTGAGTTGATCGTGGGTGAACGAGGGCCGGCTCCCAAAGCTACCCCAACCTATCCCGAAATCTGTTTACACTCTCTGGAAGACTTAAAAATACTGCATGAACGCCCAAAGGTCAGTTTTGCATCAGATGACAAAATGCGTGATGTTTACCGCGACACCATCATCCCATTTTGGCATGGCAAAACCCAACGCGACAGGATTTTCGAAAAAATGGATAAGGAATGGATAAATGCCTATGAGGCAGGCGTCTTTACCGAATTCCAGGAACAACGGGCACCCGGACATACCGTGTTGGGTGGGAAAATTTATCGTAAAGGGATGCTCGACCTGCAACGCGAGATCGATGAAACTATAGCAGGTCTCGACTTTCATAATGACCCGGAAGCACAGGGAAAAAATGAAGAGCTGAAAGCCATGAAAATAGCTGCTGAAGCATTGATTGCATACGCAATTCGTCATGCTGAGGCTCTCGATCTGTTATCGGAACAAGATAGTGATCCCATCCGAAGAAAAGAGTTGCAGGAAATGGCATCAATATGCCGGCACGTCCCCGCCCACGCTCCCCGTACTTTCCATGAAGCTCTTCAATATTATTGGTTCGTTCACCTTGGAGTGATCACCGAGCTCAACCCCTGGGACTCGTTTAATCCCGGCCGCCTCGACCAGCATCTTTATCCTTTTTTCCTGGAAGATATTAAACAGGAAACCCTCACCGAAGAAAAAGCAAAAGAGCTGCTTCAGGCTTTCTGGATAAAATTCAACAACCACCCTGCCCCTCCCAAAATTGGAGTAACAGCAAAGGAAAGCAATACCTATACCGACTTTGCACTGATCAACCTGGGTGGATTGAAAGAAGACGGATCCAATGCGGTAAACGAGCTGAGTTACCTCATCCTGGACGTGATCCGCGAGATGCGCATCCTCCAGCCAAGCTCCATGATACAGGTCAGCCGGGAAAACCCCGACAGTTTCATCCGCAAAGCCATTGGGATCATTAAAACAGGCTTTGGACAACCTTCGGTATTCAATACCGATGCCATAATCCAGGAACTGACCCTTCAAGGGAAAAGCCTCACCGATGCCAGAAACGGCGGGGTAAGCGGCTGTGTTGAGACCGGAGCCTTCGGAACAGAATGCTACATCCTGACAGGATACTTTAACCTGACTAAAATCCTGGAAATCACCCTTCATAATGGCATAGATCCACTCACAGGGAAAAGACCCGGACCGGAAACAGGTGATCCATCGACATTCAAAACATTTGAAGAACTATTCGACGCTTTCAATTTGCAACTAAAGCATTTCGCAGATATCAAGATCCGGGGTAACAATGTCATTGAACAACTATTTGCAACGTATATCCCTGCCCCCTTCCTTTCCCTGCTCATCGACGATTGTATCCAAAATGCGAAAGATTATAATGCCGGGGGTGCCCGGTACAACACTTCATATATCCAGGGTGTCGGGTTGGGCACTATAACGGATTCGTTCACCGCGATCCGTTATCATGTTTATGACCGGAAAGCTTTATCTTTGAAAGAAATGATCATGGCAACAGACCGGAATTTTTCAGATCATCCTGATTTACAGAAAGACCTTATGTTTCACGCTCCCAAATACGGAAACGACGATGATTACGCTGACCGTCATGCCACTATGGTCTTTGATTCCTTCCACGACGCCATCAATGGCATTCCTACCCCCAGAGGAGGAACATACCGTATCAACATGCTTCCAACTACCAGCCATGTGTATTTTGGCAGCAAAATCGGGGCCACCCCCGACGGAAGGAAGGCAGGAATGCCTCTTTCTGAAGGCATTTCACCAGTCCAGGGCGCCGACCGTAAAGGCCCGACCGCCGTTTTGAAATCTGCCGTAAAATTTAACCACCTGAAAACCGGCGGAACCTTGCTTAACCAGAAATTCACCCCCCAGCTCCTTTCGGATGAAAAGGGGGAACAAAGCCTGGTTCATCTGATACGCAGTTATTTCAGAATGAACGGACATCATATTCAGTTTAATGTGGTTTCTGCCAAAACCCTGAAGGATGCGAAAAAACATCCCGAACTTTACCGCGACCTCGTCGTGCGGGTCGCAGGCTACAGCGATTACTTCAATGACCTCACAGAAGAATTACAGGACGAGATCATCAGAAGAACCGAACACGAAGGCTATTAAATATACCTATTACATTTCCCAAGTAAACCCAATACCTATGACAAATTTCAGACTTACCCTCGGTCTATTTTGCCTGACCTTGCCGTTTTTCATCACAGGACAGGATAATCATTCAGAATGGAAAACCCCTGAAATAACCGGTGTAAACAAGGTCAATCCCCACTTTATCCAGATCCCGGTTTCGGATGTAAACAACGAAGGATACGGGATGCCTGACCACGTTTTAAACCTTAATGGCGAATGGAAATTCCGCTGGGTTGAGAAACCGGCTGATATTATCAATGGTTTTGAATCAGTGGAATACAATGATGACGACTGGGATATGATCCGGGTACCAGCAAACTGGGAATTATCGGGATATGGCATCCCCATTTATGTCAATATCGCCTATGAGTTTACCAAAAATCCAAATCCTCCTGAATTACCGCAGGATTATAACCCGGTGGGGATGTACCGGACCGGCTTTCATATACCGGAATCATGGAAAGACATGGATGTTCATCTTTTCTTTGGTGCAGTTAAGTCGGCATTTTACCTTTATATCAATGGCAGGTATATCGGCTACAGTCAGGGGAGTAAAACACCTGCTGAATTCGATATCACACCCTATATTTTGCCCGGAGAAAACCT contains:
- a CDS encoding glycyl-radical enzyme activating protein, which translates into the protein MKGLVFDIKHFAIHDGPGLRTTVFLKGCPMKCLWCHNPESQKMIPEEHEKLLTIEDRVYREKISTGQWMTPDEVMLEIRKDEVFYNESDGGVTLSGGEPMMQPDFSLELLEMAHSEGFHTAVDTCGYAHPEVFQRFLEHTDLFLFDLKIMDFMTHVRYTGVSNQNILDNLNALRDSGHRVIIRFPVIPGITNTEDNILKIREFLGKDFTRLDILPYHHMASAKYKRLGLTYALPDLKAPEKNEIESLKVFFSETGINVQTGG
- a CDS encoding glycyl radical protein, yielding MNERISRLRKYSLNAVNSLSSERAELLTTFMKMPGTQQYSIPVQRAMAFSYILGNKKIYIHEGELIVGERGPAPKATPTYPEICLHSLEDLKILHERPKVSFASDDKMRDVYRDTIIPFWHGKTQRDRIFEKMDKEWINAYEAGVFTEFQEQRAPGHTVLGGKIYRKGMLDLQREIDETIAGLDFHNDPEAQGKNEELKAMKIAAEALIAYAIRHAEALDLLSEQDSDPIRRKELQEMASICRHVPAHAPRTFHEALQYYWFVHLGVITELNPWDSFNPGRLDQHLYPFFLEDIKQETLTEEKAKELLQAFWIKFNNHPAPPKIGVTAKESNTYTDFALINLGGLKEDGSNAVNELSYLILDVIREMRILQPSSMIQVSRENPDSFIRKAIGIIKTGFGQPSVFNTDAIIQELTLQGKSLTDARNGGVSGCVETGAFGTECYILTGYFNLTKILEITLHNGIDPLTGKRPGPETGDPSTFKTFEELFDAFNLQLKHFADIKIRGNNVIEQLFATYIPAPFLSLLIDDCIQNAKDYNAGGARYNTSYIQGVGLGTITDSFTAIRYHVYDRKALSLKEMIMATDRNFSDHPDLQKDLMFHAPKYGNDDDYADRHATMVFDSFHDAINGIPTPRGGTYRINMLPTTSHVYFGSKIGATPDGRKAGMPLSEGISPVQGADRKGPTAVLKSAVKFNHLKTGGTLLNQKFTPQLLSDEKGEQSLVHLIRSYFRMNGHHIQFNVVSAKTLKDAKKHPELYRDLVVRVAGYSDYFNDLTEELQDEIIRRTEHEGY